A DNA window from Ornithinimicrobium humiphilum contains the following coding sequences:
- a CDS encoding 3-hydroxyacyl-CoA dehydrogenase NAD-binding domain-containing protein, which yields MNDSPENPTPDTAGDPGSAHSPLVGTPADQLAVAVIGAGAMGSGIAQVAAQAGHPVVLVDAQPGAAEKGLEKMAGAFDKLVAKGRVSREDADATLGRIRPLTTADMTAVPPVGLVVEAVVEHLDVKRQIFRQLEQTQSPTTVLATNTSSLPIDGITDEASSGHDAALHGGTSPRMTAPGRVIGLHFFNPPPVMRLVEVVGGVSSDPSVLEDAAELMRRWGKVPVRCTSTPGFIVNRVARPFYGEAQRMVEEGVVDPATVDLVLRRAGFRMGPMELTDLIGQDVNFAVGESVWRQTGEDPRYAPTEIQRNLVREGRLGRKTGHGFFRYDESGTPVDAVPDEELADRLVGGPVATDPVARTIAMLVNEGVDLVARGEATAEDVDTAMKLGTNYPKGPFEWLAEIGADTVRAQLAELDAAFPGGRYRASEAL from the coding sequence ATGAACGACAGCCCGGAGAACCCCACCCCGGACACCGCCGGCGACCCCGGCTCGGCGCACAGCCCCCTCGTCGGCACCCCCGCGGACCAGCTCGCCGTCGCCGTCATCGGCGCCGGTGCCATGGGCAGCGGCATCGCCCAGGTGGCCGCCCAGGCCGGGCACCCCGTCGTCCTCGTGGACGCCCAGCCGGGCGCGGCCGAGAAGGGGCTGGAGAAGATGGCCGGGGCCTTCGACAAGCTCGTCGCCAAGGGGCGCGTGAGCCGCGAGGACGCCGACGCGACGCTCGGGCGCATCCGCCCGCTGACGACCGCCGACATGACCGCGGTCCCGCCGGTGGGGCTCGTCGTCGAGGCCGTCGTCGAGCACCTCGACGTCAAGCGCCAGATCTTCCGCCAGCTCGAGCAGACGCAAAGCCCGACCACGGTGCTCGCCACCAACACCTCCAGCCTGCCCATCGACGGCATCACCGACGAGGCATCCTCCGGCCACGACGCCGCGCTCCACGGCGGGACCTCGCCGCGGATGACGGCCCCCGGCCGGGTGATCGGGCTCCACTTCTTCAACCCGCCGCCGGTCATGCGCCTCGTCGAGGTCGTCGGCGGCGTCTCCTCCGACCCCTCGGTCCTCGAGGACGCGGCCGAGCTGATGCGCCGCTGGGGCAAGGTCCCGGTGCGCTGCACCTCGACGCCCGGCTTCATCGTCAACCGGGTCGCGCGGCCGTTCTACGGCGAGGCCCAGCGGATGGTCGAGGAGGGCGTCGTCGACCCGGCGACCGTCGACCTGGTGCTGCGCCGCGCCGGCTTCCGGATGGGCCCGATGGAGCTCACCGACCTCATCGGCCAGGACGTCAACTTCGCCGTGGGCGAGTCGGTCTGGCGCCAGACGGGCGAGGACCCCCGCTACGCCCCCACCGAGATCCAGCGCAACCTCGTCCGCGAGGGCCGCCTCGGCCGCAAGACCGGTCACGGCTTCTTCCGCTACGACGAGTCCGGCACCCCGGTCGACGCCGTCCCGGACGAGGAGCTCGCCGACCGTCTCGTCGGTGGCCCGGTCGCCACCGACCCGGTGGCCCGCACCATCGCGATGCTCGTCAACGAGGGCGTCGACCTGGTGGCCCGCGGCGAGGCCACGGCCGAGGACGTCGACACCGCGATGAAGCTCGGCACCAACTACCCCAAGGGTCCCTTCGAGTGGCTGGCCGAGATCGGCGCGGACACCGTCCGGGCCCAGCTGGCCGAGCTCGACGCAGCCTTCCCCGGCGGGCGCTACCGCGCCAGCGAGGCGCTGTGA